The segment AATTAGAACTAAATGTGACATATGaatcattattatttattttatagcgTCATTATCTTCCCAGTGTCTAGGATTTCTGTCTCCATTTTTATTTTCTGCACGTCCTTTTTTCTTTTCCCTTCAACAGTTTTTGAAATGAGTGATaatattagggcacattcagacgtggcggacagtccgcagtggaattctgcagcagccgttttttacatttgtttctatacatttttaggaaacttagttcagacgttgcagaaaataactgtgcggaaatcaggccgcggtgcagaatttcccctccgcagcaggcacattttattgcggagaagcagcggaatttcactgcggattccagcctttgcaatgcaaaaacggaaATCTGCGGCAGGTCCGCTGTAATATCTGCAAcgtttgaattacctgtcaattatgcaaatattgctgcagattcattgcgtaattgccgcaaatctgcagcaacatttgcagcggaaaacgtCTGTCACGCCTGAACGTGCCCTTTTGGCATGGTCAGACatagcagaatttttccactgtaaatgttgcagcagattcgttgcgaatttgcagcaacattttcatatttgacagttaattcagacgttgtggatatcacagcggacttgctgtaGATTTCTGCAAATCCTGAAATCTGCAGTAAAAttttgcttcttctccgcaacataatgagctgctgcggagggaaaattctgcaccgcagcctgatttccgcacagttattttctgtaacgtctaaactaagtttcctaaaaatatatagaaacaaatgtaaaaaagcggctgctgcagaattccactgcggactgtccgccacgtctgaatgtgcccttagggcacattcagacagggcggagtttttccgctgcaaatgttggtgaagatttggggcaattacgcaacgaatctgcaccaacatttgcatatttgacaggtaattcagacgttgcagaaaagacagcggacttgccacagatttcagttttgcattgcagaggctgaaatacgcagtgaaattccgcttcttctccgcaacagacagtgcatgctgggagggaaaattccgcaccacagcctatggtccgcagcggagttttccgcatcgtctgaactaacttgcctaaaaatgtatagcttcaaatgtaaaaaacggccgctggagaattccactgcaattccgccacgtgtgaacgtgcccttaggctgagttcacacgttacAGAATTGTCGCAGATTTGTCGCAGACTTTCATTGCaaattttacactttgcaatgcaaaacggtgaaatttgcatcaaatctgcaacaaattctgAGACAactccgcaacgtgtgaactcagccttattattattattatttattatatttatttataaatagGACATTGTCTTCAGTGCACACAGTGTATAGCGCTTGGACTTTCCTCCTGCACACAGGGGCCAACAGTAACGTGTACATCGGGCCATGTATGTACAAGTATGTATCAGCAGACTACCATAGGTAAGTACCAACTAATACATCATCATCctgtctttctttctttctttttcaaggaagtttgaacagcacataccagcaacatgaaaaaaaaaaaacatgtatacaggtgcaagtacGCCTGTGATGGCAAAACAATACACAAGAGtatggcgaccgcacactgcgaacactaatgccacctgaaacactgtatataaataaatctgcattactgctgaatctacttacaatagggaagttcttagtgcacattttgatcaaattgtgtgagcccacctgccacgacaaggcgacctctgtaaggttggTCCATACTTtactcatacacccagaactgggactaagcctacatatatctggggatggtgggaatgggaggagtgcaagaacaaaaatggaggcaatcactaaccccacatatatacaatacacaagaaaaattatatttatctatctatcatctatctatctatctatctatctatctatctatctatctatctatctatctatctatctatctatctatctatctatctatctatctcatatctatctatctatctatctcatatctatctatctatctatctatctatctatctatctatctatctatctatctatctatctatctatctatccatccatccatccatccatccatccatccatccatccatctatctatctatctatctatctatctatctatctatctatctatctatctatctatctatctatctatctatctgtctgtctgtctgtctgtctgttacTATTAATCTTATCTGAAGTCCTGAATATCTTACTTGAGTTAGGCAACAAATCATGGTCTTGGGGTCATTACTATATCGATTTTGCAGGCAAATATTcatgtttttgtgtttgtttgttttttcagatGGCAAGAAAAGTGAATTCTTGTACAGATCTTGTGGTCCAACATCTCATTGTGATAAGTCAGGAAGTTTCACTATTGTGAATAAAAGCATTAGATTGGGCGTGTCCTGCTGTTTCACTGACAACTGCACCTCCCCCTTACCTTTTTGTAAGTATCTTTTGtgcctgtgtctttttttctgcCTTTGGGGATTTTCACAACATTTCTGcatgcagatttactattcattgGATAAAGGTAAAATCTACAAAATATCCACCTGAAAATACCGCACGTACAAGTGAAGGGGATTCTTCAATGAGGGTCCCAGGGATGACCAATCAAGCTAAATTATGTTGGGTAATGTATAAATTAAATAGAAAGCAGCGCCATCTGGTGGCACAAAAAACAGATATTAGTAATCTGTATTATCATGCTAAGTATAGGCTGTAAGTTGCAGCAACTGGCCCTAAAGTCTACCTCATGTTTTGTGTACACATTAAAATATTCATCtatttattatctatctatctatctatctatctatctatctatctatctatctatctatctatctatctatctatctatctatctatctatctctatctatctatctatctatctatctatctatctatctatctatctatctatctatctatctatcctttatATGCCAATATCCATACTTACATTTTGGTTCATCAGGAGTACACCTATCCGTTTCCAAACAACAATTGGCAGCCATCTCTAATGTACCACCTGGGAAACTACTGCTCCCAGTTATGTTGCACTGATTCTTGGGTGCACAAGATCTGAAGAAGTTTTTTGCAGTTGACCCATCTGAAATACATCAAACTCAAATGTATtacttataaaatatattatcaaTAGAAACCTGTAACATCTGCTTATTACTGATGGCTCCTTCTTCTCATTATCAGTGCCACCTGCTAGCACCCGAAGAAATGGCAAAGTTTGCCAAATGTGTTCTGATGCCAATGAAGCTTGTACGGGATCCAAAACCATAGACTGTGTTGGGAGTGAAAATAAATGCCTTCTCCAAGTCTCTAAAATAAGAGGTAACAGAATGTTCTTCAGCCACAGGAGGCCATACTATAATTATAATGCAGTTCTAGCTTCATTGCCTCTGCAGATCCATTGTTTAAAGTCTTTTCATTGCTTCTCAATAACTTTTTTCCACCCTGATCTAATCTTAGGCTATAAGACATAATTGTGATGGTCGTCTCACTAGGCATCTACCTCACTCTActaatatatattgtatgtatgtactgccaATGGTGAGGATGACCACGCGTGGAGTCCTACAGTCTCAGATTGTAGGGTGGTATGAACATATACTGGATCATATCATTGAGTAGGCATGGCGTGGATTTTAGATTGGAGCCCTTGAACTTGACTTCTTAGTTTCTTACTTTGTCTATTATCTGGATGGAGGAATTTTCTGGTGCAGTGCCAGCTAAAGGTTGTTAGTTTAGAAGTCAATGTCTCACCTCGGCAGGAATTTTCCGATAGCTGGGCTTAGTGAGTATATAGCACAGGATCACTTAGGCTAGTGATCAGCTGCAGCTAATACGAGGGTATATGGGCATATCATCGCTGCAGTAAGGTCAACAAACAGCTGTGGGCAGGACCAGAGTAGCTTCGCTGGAACGCCTAGGGATCTGTTGCGTGAGTAAGGTCTCtttttttgtttaattgtatTTCCAAAGGGCCCCCACAGTTACTTTTTTGATTAATTTGAACATTTGACCCTCAATGTTGACGATGCAATGTTTTCTCACTGGGGTTCGTAAGCAGCATCCTAATACATATCTCTTTGCTTCTGAGCAGGTACCCCCGAAAATGCAGAATCCTTCCGTGGATGTAGTACAGGAAGCATCTGCGAGATTGGGAACCAGAATATGAGTATTGGAATCCTGAGCATGGAATCGACATTTGTCTGTAGCGGTGGAGCCATAACCTTGCACGGAGGGTTGGACCTTTCTACACTTACCGCACTTGTGCTACTGATATCCCTGAATTAAAGATATTTCCAGTTCAAGTTCTGAATACATCGTGAAAAGCTACTGATATGCCAACAAGAATCAAGAAAATGTAGGTGAGAACCCATGTAGGAAAcggaatggcagccatattggtggtcaccaGAAACATTTATACCTACAAAAAAagtctaaatacattttataac is part of the Rhinoderma darwinii isolate aRhiDar2 chromosome 10, aRhiDar2.hap1, whole genome shotgun sequence genome and harbors:
- the LOC142661625 gene encoding phospholipase A2 inhibitor NAI-like; this encodes MASSWVLLGILSALARTGHCLQCTQCIALGLSSCTQGPTVTCTSGHVCTSMYQQTTIDGKKSEFLYRSCGPTSHCDKSGSFTIVNKSIRLGVSCCFTDNCTSPLPFLPPASTRRNGKVCQMCSDANEACTGSKTIDCVGSENKCLLQVSKIRAGTPENAESFRGCSTGSICEIGNQNMSIGILSMESTFVCSGGAITLHGGLDLSTLTALVLLISLN